A section of the Deltaproteobacteria bacterium genome encodes:
- a CDS encoding glutamine--tRNA ligase/YqeY domain fusion protein, with protein MVQTNSSPPSDFIRDIIDEDMRTNKHRGRVATRFPPEPNGYPHIGHAKSICLNFGIASQYGGACNLRMDDTDPTGESMEYVESIIRDVKWLGFDWEDRLYYASDYYEKLYQYALQFIKEGKAYVCSLSADEMREYRGTFTELGKESPYRNRSIEENLDLFERMRAGEFEDGTHVLRAKIDMASPNITMRDPVMYRIKKETHYRTGDTWCIYPMYDFAHCLSDSIEGITHSICTLEFENNRPLYDWFLDELKVKRHPQQIEFARLNLSYTIMSKRKLLELVEGKVVSGWDDPQMPTISGMRRRGYTPEAIRDFCERIGVAKNDSLVDMALLENCIRDDLNEKAPRVMAVLRPLRVVIDNYPEDRVEKFDCPYHPKNIEMGFRKVPFSRVLYIEQEDFLENPPKKFYRLSPGREVRLRYGYFIKCVSVVKNPDTGEAVEVHCTYDPETRSGFAPDGRKVDATIHWVSAAHSIPAEVRLYDRLFRVADPLGEGSDFTEYLNPKSLEILRSCRLEPSLANATPGSRFQFERLGYFCVDDRDSSDTALVFNRTVTLRDSWAKISEKRG; from the coding sequence ATGGTCCAAACCAATTCATCACCTCCGTCTGATTTTATTAGGGATATTATTGACGAAGATATGAGAACCAACAAGCATCGAGGGCGCGTGGCCACCCGATTTCCGCCCGAACCGAATGGATACCCCCATATCGGGCATGCCAAATCTATCTGCCTCAACTTTGGTATCGCCTCTCAATATGGAGGCGCCTGTAATTTGCGTATGGATGATACGGATCCAACAGGGGAAAGTATGGAATATGTGGAATCGATCATTCGAGACGTGAAGTGGCTGGGTTTTGACTGGGAGGATCGTTTATATTATGCCTCCGATTACTATGAAAAACTTTACCAGTATGCCTTGCAGTTCATCAAAGAGGGCAAGGCTTACGTTTGCAGTTTGAGCGCGGATGAGATGCGGGAGTATCGGGGCACCTTCACAGAACTGGGCAAAGAAAGCCCCTATCGCAACAGATCAATTGAAGAAAACCTTGATTTGTTCGAGCGTATGCGGGCAGGAGAGTTTGAGGATGGAACCCATGTCCTTCGGGCTAAAATAGATATGGCGTCTCCCAATATCACCATGCGCGATCCTGTCATGTACCGCATTAAAAAAGAGACGCACTATCGAACCGGCGATACATGGTGCATCTATCCGATGTATGACTTTGCTCATTGTCTCTCGGACTCTATCGAAGGGATTACCCATTCGATTTGTACCCTGGAGTTTGAAAATAATCGGCCTCTCTATGATTGGTTTTTGGACGAATTGAAAGTGAAACGTCACCCGCAGCAGATTGAATTCGCCCGTCTCAACCTCAGCTATACCATAATGAGTAAACGCAAGCTTCTCGAATTAGTGGAAGGAAAGGTTGTCAGCGGATGGGATGATCCGCAGATGCCCACTATATCGGGTATGCGGAGACGGGGCTACACTCCCGAAGCGATCCGTGACTTCTGTGAACGTATCGGTGTCGCCAAGAATGACAGTCTTGTCGATATGGCTTTACTGGAGAACTGCATCCGGGATGACCTGAATGAAAAGGCGCCACGGGTCATGGCGGTGCTTCGACCGCTACGCGTGGTTATCGATAACTACCCGGAAGACCGGGTTGAAAAGTTCGATTGCCCCTATCATCCCAAGAATATCGAAATGGGGTTCCGGAAAGTACCCTTCTCCCGGGTTTTGTATATAGAGCAAGAGGATTTTCTGGAGAATCCTCCCAAGAAGTTTTATCGGCTATCTCCCGGCAGAGAAGTCCGTCTCCGCTATGGGTATTTTATAAAGTGCGTGAGCGTTGTCAAAAATCCGGACACGGGAGAAGCGGTCGAAGTGCACTGTACCTATGACCCGGAGACGCGAAGCGGGTTTGCTCCCGATGGCCGGAAGGTGGACGCAACCATCCATTGGGTATCGGCAGCTCATTCCATCCCAGCCGAAGTACGCCTTTACGACCGACTTTTTCGTGTTGCCGATCCACTGGGTGAAGGTTCTGATTTTACGGAGTATCTGAATCCAAAATCATTGGAAATTCTCAGGTCGTGCCGGTTGGAGCCAAGCCTGGCAAATGCGACACCGGGAAGCCGGTTCCAGTTTGAACGGCTTGGCTATTTCTGTGTGGATGATCGTGATTCTTCCGATACGGCACTGGTGTTCAACCGAACGGTTACGTTGCGTGATTCCTGGGCTAAAATCTCAGAGAAGAGGGGATAA